Proteins found in one Poecilia reticulata strain Guanapo unplaced genomic scaffold, Guppy_female_1.0+MT scaffold_125, whole genome shotgun sequence genomic segment:
- the LOC103459776 gene encoding gamma-crystallin M2-like: MSNTDMNMRSKIIFYEDRNFMGRSYECMGDCADMHSYMSRCHSCRVESGCFMVYDRPNYMGNQYFFRRGEYGDYMNTMGWNNCIRSCRMISMYRGSYRMRIYERENFGGHMHECMDDCDSFMDRYHMSDCMSCHVMDGHWLMYEHPHYRGRMMYMRPGEYRSFRDMGYGGMRFMSMRRIMDSWY; encoded by the exons ATGAGCAACACCGACATGAACATGAGGAGCAAG ATCATCTTCTACGAGGACAGGAACTTCATGGGCCGGTCCTATGAGTGCATGGGCGACTGCGCAGACATGCACTCCTACATGAGCCGGTGCCACTCCTGCAGGGTGGAGAGCGGCTGCTTCATGGTCTACGACCGGCCCAACTACATGGGGAACCAGTACTTCTTCCGCCGGGGCGAGTACGGCGACTACATGAACACGATGGGCTGGAACAACTGCATCCGCTCCTGCCGCATGATCTCCATG TACCGGGGATCCTACAGGATGAGGATCTACGAGAGGGAGAACTTCGGAGGCCACATGCACGAGTGCATGGACGACTGCGACTCCTTCATGGACCGCTACCACATGTCCGACTGCATGTCCTGCCACGTGATGGACGGCCACTGGCTGATGTACGAGCACCCCCACTACAGAGGCAGGATGATGTACATGCGGCCCGGGGAGTACCGCAGCTTCAGGGACATGGGCTACGGAGGCATGAGGTTCATGAGCATGAGGAGGATCATGGACTCCTGGTACTAA